The Sorangiineae bacterium MSr11954 DNA segment TCGAACGCGCGCGCGGTGCCGGAGCGCCGCGTCCCCGTTCGTTCGAATTGGTCGCGGCCGTATCCCACGAGGGTCACGAGGCTGTCCGCGATTCGTGCCCCGAAGGTCGCGTCGACGAGCGCGATCGGAGCCACACCCGCGTCCTCGGCCAAGAGGGCCAAGGCCACGTCATGCGAGGGGGATACCCAACCCGGATGCCGCAGGGTCTCCACGATCGGGATGTGCCGCGCGTCGGCCGCGTCGATGCTGCGACCGACGACGGCCTCGGCGCGGCCGGAGGGAAGAGACTTGAGGCAGTGGGCGGCGGTGAGCACGATACGCGGTGCGATCAGCGTACCGGTGCACACCGCCTGGGCGGGTGCGGCGCACGAAACGGGGAGCGCGACCAGCGCGACCACGGCGTGGTGGTCGATGTCCTCGGAGCCCGGCACGACGAGCGGGCCTAGCTCCGGGACACGCCGATCATCGCTCGCGGTCATGACTCGAACGCCGTACTCGCATTTGGTCGCTCAGGGAATACCGATGGGGCAATTGGGAGGAGCAAAGGTGTAATCATCGGCGGCAGCGCCCCAGCTCCCGACGCCGTAATCGTGCTTGGCGCAGTCGGCCGTGTATTTGCCGCCGCCCCACCGATTGAACGGACCGAGATTATCGGGGCCGCACCCCACCCCGCAGCGGCCCGGACAATGCGGGGATGCGGACGTGCCGCAGCTCTCGCCCACGCCCATCCAATTTTTATAGCCTTCGGCGTCCTGGTATCCGCACTGGCATTGAAGGTGTACCCAACCACTCTCCGCGACGAACTTGAATGTGGGCAGCGCCTCGTTTGGCCTGGCGACGCTGAAGAAATTGAGCGTGCGACCGAGGGCCATGGTGGCCGTGGTGTCCTCGCTCGGCACGGCGCCGGCGAGGGCGGTCATCAACCGGAGCATCGCGCCGACCTGCGCTTGATCGAGCTGGCCCGACTTCGCGTCGAACTCGCCCTCGCCCCGATTGTAATCGAGGTGCATCGTGAGCTCCGTTTGGCCGGCGACGACCGTCACGTCGACCTGGCGTGGATGGTGTTCGACGGATTTGAATCCGAGAGACGCGGCACCGTCATCGAAGGTCCCTTCGACGACGGTAGGGGTCATGGTCTTGAGGGTCAACCCCGCCGCCTTGGTCGCCGGCTCGGAATCGGCTGACCCCGAGCTACACGCACCGAGAAATACGACGGCGCTCGCGCCGAAGGATAGAACGAAATTGCGTAACATGAACGGCCTCCATGGATCGGGTCTTACAGGTCATTTACGCGCGCACCGCACGCGTTTTTCCCGTGTTGCAAAATTCGAATACCGCAGGGGCAATACTCTTTTTGCCAAAGAAGGCGCGATCATCCGATGCGGCAGCCCAGCTCCCGACGCCATCATGCGTTTGGCGCAGTCTGCCGCGTGCTTGCCCTCGCCTCTGCGAGAGCGTCCGAGGTGAATCCTCATGACGTGATTTCGAATGGATCGCGAAAAGATCGACCGATATCCATTCGGTACCACATCGCTTATGCCGAGCAAATCAAATATCGAATCAGCGTCGATGGCGGTTGCACTCCGCCACGATCCGGCGCGCTTGATGCCGCTCGACGGCTCGTAATATTGGGAAATAACGT contains these protein-coding regions:
- a CDS encoding trypsin-like serine protease — its product is MTASDDRRVPELGPLVVPGSEDIDHHAVVALVALPVSCAAPAQAVCTGTLIAPRIVLTAAHCLKSLPSGRAEAVVGRSIDAADARHIPIVETLRHPGWVSPSHDVALALLAEDAGVAPIALVDATFGARIADSLVTLVGYGRDQFERTGTRRSGTARAFETTPEHFRVRPEPVLSCSGDSGGPALVAVDGVPRIAGVASYGDPMCVGVATYARVDIELAAFIEPGVERLRHTNTPPPPAPEPCAKGGTEETGGCALPPRAPAHAGDAPILLLTLLAALAWRTRFGGRA